A genome region from Sphaeramia orbicularis chromosome 19, fSphaOr1.1, whole genome shotgun sequence includes the following:
- the mrpl38 gene encoding large ribosomal subunit protein mL38, giving the protein MALRMVCTTVWRSGTDLGVNNARAFVTTAPMCRRVRPLGPMPNEDIDVENLESLDKYRSYNRYFTEAQEANNKPAWWKTYRSYVEKADPEHGVERVDIGLPYCQPRRSQQLKERVQVMRDNKKNAELERACRLRTYRIPLNQVQETWEKTTQPFHIKRLADHYGIFKDLFPMAYFLPRVSFRISYSQDNSRQVFHGNRLTPTEASSEPQIHFEAEEGSLWTLLLTCPDEHLLDNEAEYVHWLVGNIPGGAVKAGDELCHYLPPFPAKGTGFHRYVYVLFKQEGPINFQEDVRSSPCHSLEDRTFKTVDFYRKHQDHMTPAGLAFFQSQWDESVTNTFHNTFNMKEPVFEFIRPPVYHPPQVKYPHQQPLRYLDRYRDGKEHTYGIY; this is encoded by the exons atGGCGCTGCGCATGGTTTGCACTACTGTCTGGCGAAGCGGGACAGATTTAGGGGTCAATAATGCTAGAGCATTTGTCACAACAG CTCCCATGTGTCGACGTGTGCGTCCTCTCGGCCCCATGCCAAATGAGGACATAGATGTTGAAAACCTGGAATCATTAGATAAGTATCGCAGCTACAATCGTTACTTCACAGAAGCTCAAGAAGCAAACAACAAACCAGCCTGGTGGAAGACTTATAGAAGCTACGTAGAAAAAGCAGATCCAGAGCATG GTGTGGAGCGGGTGGACATCGGGCTGCCGTACTGTCAACCCAGAAGGTCCCAACAGCTGAAAGAGAGGGTGCAAGTGATGAGGGACAacaagaagaatgctgagttggAGAGAGCTTGTCGTCTGCGCACTT ACAGGATTCCACTGAATCAAGTGCAGGAAACGTGGGAAAAGACCACACAGCCATTTCATATAAAGAGGCTGGCAGACCACTATGGGATCTTCAAAGATCTCTTCCCCATGGCATACTTCCTACCTCGAGTATCATTCCGCATCAGCTACAGCCAGGACAACAGTCGTCAAGTTTTTCATGGGAATCGGCTGACACCTACTGAA GCTTCGTCTGAACCTCAGATCCATTTCGAGGCAGAGGAGGGCTCCTTGTGGACTCTTCTGCTCACATGTCCAG ATGAGCATCTTTTGGACAATGAGGCAGAATATGTCCACTGGCTCGT AGGGAACATACCAGGAGGAGCAGTAAAGGCTGGAGACGAGCTGTGCCACTATCTACCGCCCTTCCCCGCTAAAGGAACAGGTTTCCACCGCTATGTTTATGTCCTCTTCAAGCAGGAAGGACCTATCAACTTCCAGGAGGATGTTAGATCGTCACCATG CCACTCCCTGGAAGATCGCACATTTAAGACAGTAGATTTCTACAGAAagcaccaggaccacatgacgcCTGCGGGTCTGGCCTTCTTTCAAAGCCAGTGGGATGAATCTGTCACCAATACCTTCCACAACACCTTCA ACATGAAGGAGCCTGTGTTTGAGTTTATTCGGCCTCCAGTGTACCACCCTCCACAGGTGAAATACCCACATCAGCAGCCGCTTCGTTACCTGGACAGATACAGGGATGGGAAGGAGCACACCTATGGAATATACTAA
- the trim65 gene encoding tripartite motif-containing protein 65: protein MEPQNPNLTCAICLERFRVPVTIPCGHTFCQKCITIHWDTKSKADIGPQCPICNEKFPTRPILKRNVSLSVLTEAANNTGPSCRESLMRGTEVARAMLLCDRHKKPLVYFCKQDKMSVCCECGINECGNHERVLLEAERENQELLLERKDKEVGKLIEETEKSVNDLAENINQARVTLQQTSTWVNAKFSSLMKTLAEKQEASDLFINEQKEAAINEAEARLAELKEHAQKLKESQEQIAALHTLPDTELIKESMLVEVPHFKDIPTDVTPNLQERLNGVTDVLSRVSKLVHEDLEKAVSAAVGQDKQGSPQDKRPILAVVPSPAAPCLPGGKEGLSAYRCSLTFDPRTANGHLFLSNENRRAEHLTSGPRPVPAHEARFDHTWQVLCFQGFTHGQHYWELEVSKPWAYLGVTYETIPRKEKGKRCMVGMNELSWSLQLDERQLSAWHNGRRETLTGPSQHSRIGMLLDYEAGTLTYYGDGQTRLHAFHCAFTQELFPACWIGEGVSITLCST, encoded by the exons ATGGAGCCTCAGAATCCAAATCTGACCTGTGCTATATGCCTAGAGCGCTTCAGAGTTCCTGTGACCATCCCCTGTGGACACACCTTCTGCCAAAAATGCATCACCATTCACTGGGACACCAAAAGCAAGGCTGATATCGGACCCCAGTGCCCAATATGCAATGAGAAGTTCCCCACCAGGCCCATTCTCAAGCGTAATGTGTCTCTGTCTGTTCTTACTGAGGCTGCGAATAACACAGGCCCCTCTTGCAGAGAGTCACTTATGAGGGGAACTGAAGTAGCCAGAGCTATGCTGCTGTGTGACCGGCATAAAAAACCTCTGGTTTATTTCTGTAAACAGGACAAAATGTCTGTGTGCTGTGAGTGTGGTATTAATGAGTGTGGGAACCATGAGAGGGTGCTCCTGGAGGCAGAAAGAGAAAATCAAGAG CTGCTGCTTGAAAGAAAAGATAAAGAGGTGGGGAAACTCATTGAAGAGACAGAGAAAAGTGTCAATGATTTGGCCGAGAATATCAACCAAGCAAGG GTGACTCTTCAGCAGACTTCAACATGGGTGAATGCCAAGTTCTCCAGCCTGATGAAGACTCTGGCTGAGAAGCAGGAGGCCTCAGACCTCTTTAtcaatgagcagaaggaggcTGCCATCAATGAGGCTGAGGCACGACTCGCTGAACTGAAGGAACACGCACAGAAACTCAAAGAGAGCCAAGAACAGATAGCAGCACTGCATACTCTCCCTGACACTGAGCTCATCAAG GAATCAATGCTGGTAGAGGTTCCGCATTTCAAGGATATTCCCACAGATGTCACACCAAACCTCCAGGAACGATTGAATGGCGTCACAGATGTGTTATCTAGGGTCTCCAAGCTGGTGCATGAAGACCTGGAGAAAGCTGTGAGTGCAGCTGTGGGTCAGGACAAGCAAG GGTCTCCTCAGGATAAGCGGCCCATTCTGGCTGTGGTTCCCAGTCCTGCTGCTCCCTGCCTCCCCGGTGGGAAAGAGGGCCTCAGTGCTT ATCGATgctctctgacctttgacccccgtACAGCCAACGGGCATCTGTTTTTGTCCAATGAGAACCGAAGAGCTGAGCACCTGACCTCAGGGCCCCGCCCTGTTCCTGCCCATGAAGCCCGCTTTGACCACACCTGGCAGGTGCTGTGCTTCCAGGGCTTCACCCACGGTCAGCATTACTGGGAGCTGGAGGTGTCCAAGCCCTGGGCCTACCTTGGG GTAACCTATGAGACAATCCCCAGGAAGGAGAAAGGCAAGAGGTGCATGGTGGGAATGAACGAACTGTCATGGAGCCTGCAGCTGGATGAACGGCAGCTTAGTGCCTGGCACAACGGCCGGCGGGAGACGCTGACGGGGCCGTCCCAACACAGCCGAATTGGGATGCTGTTGGACTATGAGGCGGGGACGCTCACCTACTACGGAGACGGCCAGACCAGGCTTCATGCCTTTCACTGTGCCTTCACCCAAGAGCTGTTCCCCGCCTGCTGGATAGGAGAGGGGGTGAGCATCACCCTCTGCTCCACATGA